The Bifidobacterium asteroides genomic interval CTTGCGTTTTTCGGCCTCGACCTTCACGGGCACGTCGGCACCAGCGGCGCCGGCCACTCTGACCACACGCCGTCCAGCGCGGCGACGGGTGCTGGAACTGGCGGTCTGGTCGACCTGCCCTTCCTGCCCATCCCTGATGGCGGACCTATTATCCTGCGTATCCTCAGTATTCGTTTTTTCGGGCACAATGCTCCTTGCGGCACGCCGCCTCGCGCCGCTCTCACGGTTCCGATCCGTCCTCACGCTGCACTCTCACTGCAGCCGCGCACCTGCGTGCGCCCGATCGAAACGCCTTGGCAAAAAGTCTTCCTGACGCAGGCGGACACCGACGCCCGTACGGATCACTGGGTCTCCGTCCGGGGGGATCAACGCCTACGCTGCAAGTGGTCAGGCAGAACCACCGTCCTCTAGTATGTCACAGATCAGCGGCCATCAGGTCCATTGAGCCACTCGACCAGTATGGCTTCCAGCCGGACCAGGTCATCCAGGGGCACCTGTTCGTCGGCCTTGTGGGCCAGCAGGGGGTCCCCCGCCCCCAAATTGACGGCTGGTAGGCCAAGGGCTGAAAACCGCGCCACATCAGTCCATCCCAGCTTGGCGCGAGGCTGCTGACCCGTGGTCTGGGCAACAAGGTCCGCCAGCGAACGAGCCCAAGGCGAGTCCAGACCAGGACGAGCCGCGGGCGATTCGTCGCACATGCGCACCGAGAATCCCTTGAAGACTCCTCCTAGGGCCACATGTTCGCCATTGCCCAGCTCGGCGCCCGTCCCCTGACCCATCATCAGCTCCTTGGCCTGGGACAGGCTCTTGTCGGGGGCGAACCGGTAATTGACGTGCACCCGGCATCGGTCAGGAATGACGTTGGTGCCCAGGCCGCCCTCGATCATGGTGGCGTTGAGACCCTCACGATAGTCCAGGCCATCCACCTTCACCGTGGCCGGTTGGTACCGCTCCAGGCGTTCCAGAATGGGCGCGGCAGCGTGGATGGCGTTGCTGCCCATCCAGGCCCGGGCGGAGTGGGCCGTCGTGCCGTGGGTGATCAGGTCGAAGCGCATGGTTCCGTTGCAGCCGGCCTCGATGGCGCAGTCGGTGGGCTCGCCGATGATGGCGAAATCCCCTCGCACCCAATCAGGATGGGCAGCCACCACCCGGCCCAGCCCGTTCAGATCGGCCTGGACCTCCTCATGGTCGTAGAAGACGAAGGTCAGGTCATAGACCGGCTCCTGCAGGGTGAGCGCCAGGTGGAGAAAAACAGCATCAGAGGCCTTCATGTCGGCGGCGCCCCGGCCGTACAGCACCCGGGATCCGGGGTGGGCGGCGGCCAGGTCGGCGCGTATGTCCGGGTCGCCGGGCTCCAGCCAGCGCGGGGGCAGGTTCCCATCCACGGGCACGGTGTCCAGATGACCGGCAAGGACGATGCGGTGGGGATGGCCCAGCTGGGTGGAGGCCACGACCGTGTCGCCCAACCGTCGGACCAAGAGGTCAGCCCTTGACGACAGGGCCCTCTGGACTGCATCAGCCAGGGCGCCCTCCTGGCCGCTGACCGAGTTCAGGGCGGTCATGGACTCCAGTATCCTTGCCAGGGCCTGGGCGGGTTCAGCCCCTCGGGCGCCGGCGAGAAGATCAATATCGGTCTGTGTGTTCTTGGCCATAGTGCCATGCTAGCGGGCCGGGAATCGCAGGTGGACTTGCAGCCGCAAGCATGAGGCCCGGGTGGCACAATGGGGACAACAGAAGCGGTGGCACTCCGCCTGGGAGGCCGCCGTCCACCATGCGAGACGAGGAGGATGCCGGAGTGCCTGGACTGCTCAGTGCCATGGAAGGGTTCTTCATCATCGGCGTGGTCATCGCCGTGGGGTATGTGGCCGCCCGCTTCCATGTAGGCGGTCCAACGGCCCAGCTGGTGCTCAACAAGTACTCCTTCTTCGTCTCAACGCCCTGCCTGATGTTCGCCATCCTCTCCAAGCAGAGGCTGTCGGTCATCTTCCACCCCAGCATCATCGTGGCCTTCCTGTCGGCAGCGGCTGTAGGCCTGCTCTTCGTAGCCCTGAACGCAACCAGCTTTCACCTGCCGGCTGCCGAAGCCACCATCGGCGCTCTCGACTCCTTGTACTTGAACTCCAACAACATCGGGCTGCCTGTAGCCACTTATATTCTGGGCAATCCCACACTGGTGGCACCCATCCTGGTCATGCAACAGGCCCTGTTCACCCCTATTGGATTGACCGTTCTGGACGCGACCACCTCTGGCAAGCTCTCGATCAAGACCATCCTCAAACAGCCCCTGAAGCAGCCCATCCTGATCGGCTCCATAGGCGGCATAGTGATTTCGGCCATCAGCGCCCGGGCCGGCCATTTCATCATCCCCGACTTCGTCTACAAGCCCATCGACATGAT includes:
- the dapE gene encoding succinyl-diaminopimelate desuccinylase, whose protein sequence is MAKNTQTDIDLLAGARGAEPAQALARILESMTALNSVSGQEGALADAVQRALSSRADLLVRRLGDTVVASTQLGHPHRIVLAGHLDTVPVDGNLPPRWLEPGDPDIRADLAAAHPGSRVLYGRGAADMKASDAVFLHLALTLQEPVYDLTFVFYDHEEVQADLNGLGRVVAAHPDWVRGDFAIIGEPTDCAIEAGCNGTMRFDLITHGTTAHSARAWMGSNAIHAAAPILERLERYQPATVKVDGLDYREGLNATMIEGGLGTNVIPDRCRVHVNYRFAPDKSLSQAKELMMGQGTGAELGNGEHVALGGVFKGFSVRMCDESPAARPGLDSPWARSLADLVAQTTGQQPRAKLGWTDVARFSALGLPAVNLGAGDPLLAHKADEQVPLDDLVRLEAILVEWLNGPDGR
- a CDS encoding AEC family transporter — encoded protein: MPGLLSAMEGFFIIGVVIAVGYVAARFHVGGPTAQLVLNKYSFFVSTPCLMFAILSKQRLSVIFHPSIIVAFLSAAAVGLLFVALNATSFHLPAAEATIGALDSLYLNSNNIGLPVATYILGNPTLVAPILVMQQALFTPIGLTVLDATTSGKLSIKTILKQPLKQPILIGSIGGIVISAISARAGHFIIPDFVYKPIDMIGQSAVPMILMAFGMSLRGSRPMGRGTDRRATLCAVILKNLVMPIIAYLLARFMMGFSGAELYGCVVLAALPTGQNVYNYAARYEVGTTFARDGILLSTISSPVIIALVALLLS